A window from Deinococcota bacterium encodes these proteins:
- a CDS encoding PIN domain-containing protein produces the protein MQPILVDTAVVYALADRADQAHEAAKMLLARLLGTPLLMTVPTIYEAHRLILYRLGPMAARRFLEAQSRTYNTVWLTEAYHAQAVALLERFEDQKISLTDAANAVVARALGVKVATFDRHYEVMGVAVVRS, from the coding sequence TCGATACCGCCGTCGTCTATGCCCTGGCCGATAGAGCCGATCAGGCGCATGAGGCTGCCAAAATGCTGCTCGCCCGGCTGCTTGGTACGCCGCTGCTCATGACCGTGCCCACGATTTACGAGGCTCATCGCCTCATCCTCTACCGCTTGGGTCCCATGGCGGCAAGGCGCTTTCTCGAGGCGCAGTCGCGGACCTACAACACCGTTTGGCTTACCGAGGCGTATCATGCCCAAGCCGTAGCGCTGCTCGAGCGCTTCGAGGATCAAAAGATCAGCTTGACCGATGCGGCTAACGCCGTGGTGGCTAGAGCGTTGGGAGTCAAAGTGGCCACCTTTGATCGCCACTATGAAGTCATGGGCGTAGCGGTGGTGCGGAGCTGA